One Tenebrio molitor chromosome 2, icTenMoli1.1, whole genome shotgun sequence genomic region harbors:
- the wwk gene encoding anoctamin-10 isoform X3 has product MSNEGEMATQESDPTSNLRRRKLVECAQEKIEQASELLKKKIPCAGHFLAPKRLWLKRISTPNCDVVVVFPPGAEDSVLLWLLSKLRQSPGLTVHVRHHASTQSSAFYLTAPFSILLKAAEEYHLPKILRENKGGGLKEFLVQDYQTYEGADDEERFFTTEERQWLVLRLLESIRAKPSDIEALPRLTLLEGQPIVPKCLTSGIISQVFPLHEPAALERLQNTWVRDVCARQPLDEITEYFGVKIGMYFAWLGHYTTALSIPAIAGFFFWLCCNGKHQTLEDVGYVFFSVFNVVWVTTYLQAWKRYSAELAFRWGTLDQRDDLLAEPRPLFRGPLQPSPVTGRLEPWHPTWKRHVFRYCISVPIIIVCLSTVFFVMIVSLQIQDWWDGLLSAKGLPMWLGYLPKIMLAVVISLMDEAYFKIAIWLNDKENYRLETKYENHLIGKVALFQFVNSFLSLFYIAFYLQDQARLKEQLAALLISRQVIGNLKESALPYMLEHMRLAKMSFDLWGALSPQNARPPPGEVIDKVEVKEEPSAEQANKRSMSQAELESSLYKYDGTFADHLEMTMQLGYVILFSSAFPPAALCAIFNNLVEIRSDAFKLAYVCQRPFGQRVPNIGTWQNCMEYMSIMAVLVNCALIGLSGQVHRMFPDMTATQTILLIVALEHIMLVIRFIITCAIPDIPAWLATEMAKIEWARREASRLGNTSTPSPEELSSKLIGRFSVSPSHSLVAGNENKLDMKLREMSAVEAVREAPASLNATPVPTPTTPAPSAISTHHKPVSITPESIQPIPPFKPRKSKEWAPPEVSSDASARTVTMLVQSEHSHHLTIGPGGGAEWAKRLKEETEMHRSAECITPKDASSSDSDLLKSSPAWPPRPRSPPHHNSTPNRARPAPADASLSDSARSVSSQEADEAARAAEELAAKKTRVKQSLMKRARSVAIFSLKLKERRAREAAEKAANKPVTPTAPLPPPQCGGGELSCIPIEKLIQLEDVRRNARPNQSGTL; this is encoded by the exons ATGTCAAATGAGGGTGAAATGGCGACGCAAGAATCCGATCCTACGTCCAATTTACGTCGACGCAAGTTGGTCGAGTGCGCCCAAGAGAAAATCGAGCAAG CCTCGGAACTACTGAAGAAGAAGATACCGTGCGCCGGACACTTCCTCGCCCCCAAGCGGCTCTGGCTCAAGCGGATCTCGACGCCGAACTGCgacgttgttgttgttttcCCGCCCGGTGCCGAGGATTCGGTGCTCCTGTGGCTGCTGTCCAAGCTGAGACAGTCGCCCGGACTTACGGTGCACGTCAGACATCATGCTTCCACTCAGAGCAGCGCCTTCTACCTCACCGCACCTTTCTCGAT ATTGCTCAAAGCTGCTGAAGAATACCATCTTCCCAAGATCTTGAGGGAGAACAAGGGGGGCGGCCTGAAGGAGTTTCTGGTGCAAGACTACCAAACGTACGAGGGGGCGGACGACGAAGAACGGTTCTTCACCACGGAAGAGCGACAGTGGCTGGTTTTGCGCCTTCTGGAGAGCATCAGAGCCAAGCCGAGCGACATTGAAGCCCTTCCCAGACTGACCCTCCTCGAGGGACAACCAATCG TTCCTAAATGCCTCACTTCTGGTATCATATCGCAGGTGTTTCCCCTGCACGAGCCCGCAGCTCTCGAGCGGTTGCAGAACACGTGGGTCAGGGACGTTTGCGCCCGACAACCTTTAG ACGAGATCACGGAATACTTCGGCGTCAAGATCGGCATGTACTTCGCCTGGTTGGGCCACTACACCACTGCCTTGAGCATCCCGGCGATCGCCGGATTCTTCTTCTGG CTCTGTTGCAACGGCAAACACCAAACCCTCGAGGACGTCGGCTATGTCTTCTTCTCGGTCTTCAACGTCGTCTGGGTGACGACGTACCTGCAAGCCTGGAAGCGGTACTCGGCCGAGCTGGCGTTCAGGTGGGGCACCCTGGACCAGCGCGACGACCTCCTCGCCGAGCCCCGACCTCTGTTCCGG GGGCCCCTCCAACCCAGTCCCGTCACCGGTCGGCTGGAACCGTGGCACCCCACGTGGAAGAGGCACGTTTTCAGGTATTGCATCTCTGTACCGATCATCATCGTCTGTCTCTCGACAGTCTTCTTCGTCATGATCGTGTCGCTACAAATCCAG GACTGGTGGGACGGCCTCCTCAGCGCTAAAGGCTTGCCGATGTGGCTCGGTTACCTCCCCAAGATCATGCTGGCGGTGGTGATCTCGCTGATGGACGAGGCCTACTTCAAGATCGCCATCTGGCTGAACGACAAAG AGAACTACCGTCTCGAGACCAAGTACGAAAACCACCTCATCGGCAAAGTGGCCTTG TTTCAATTTGTCAATTCGTTCCTCTCATTGTTTTACATCGCTTTTTACCTGCAAGATCAGGCGCGCCTCAAGGAG CAATTGGCCGCTTTGTTGATATCGAGACAGGTGATCGGTAACCTGAAAGAGTCCGCTTTGCCCTACATGCTGGAGCACATGCGCTTGGCCAAGATGAGTTTTGACTTGTGGGGCGCTTTGAGTCCGCAAAACGCGAGACCGCCGCCGGGCGAAGTGATCGACAAGGTGGAAGTCAAAGAGGAACCGAGCGCCGAACAAGCCAACAAGCGGAGCATGAGCCAAGCGGAGTTGGAGAGTTCTTTGTACAAG TACGACGGGACGTTCGCCGACCACCTGGAGATGACGATGCAGCTCGGATACGTCATCCTCTTTTCTTCCGCTTTTCCGCCGGCGGCGCTGTGCGCCATATTCAACAACCTGGTCGAGATCAGAAGCGACGCCTTCAAGCTGGCGTACGTGTGTCAGAGACCTTTCGGACAGAGAGTGCCGAACATAGGCACCTGGCAG AACTGCATGGAGTACATGAGCATCATGGCGGTTCTGGTCAACTGCGCCCTGATCGGCCTGTCGGGACAGGTGCATCGGATGTTTCCGGACATGACGGCGACTCAGACGATCCTGCTGATAGTGGCCTTGGAACACATCATGTTGGTGATCCGGTTCATAATAACGTGCGCCATACCTGACATCCCGGCTTGGTTGGCGACGGAGATGGCCAAGATAGAGTGGGCACGCAGGGAGGCCAGTCGCTTGGGCAACACTTCGACGCCTTCGCCCGAAGAACTGTCGTCGAAGCTGATCGGAAG ATTTTCAGTTTCGCCGAGTCACAGTCTCGTCGCCGGCAACGAGAACAAACTCGACATGAAGCTGCGCGAGATGTCCGCGGTCGAGGCTGTCCGAGAAGCGCCGGCCTCGCTCAACGCCACCCCCGTGCCCACCCCCACGACACCGGCCCCCAGCGCGATCTCGACCCATCATAAACCCGTCTCGATCACGCCGGAGAGCATCCAGCCGATTCCGCCCTTCAAGCCGCGGAAGTCGAAGGAGTGGGCGCCCCCAGAGGTGAGTAGCGACGCGTCTGCGAGAACTGTGACGATGTTGGTGCAGAGCGAGCACTCGCACCATCTGACGATCGGACCCGGAGGCGGCGCCGAGTGGGCCAAGCGGCTCAAGGAGGAGACCGAGATGCATCGAAGCGCCGAGTGCATAACCCCCAAA GACGCCTCCAGTTCCGACTCGGACCTGCTGAAGAGCAGCCCGGCGTGGCCGCCGCGCCCGCGCTCGCCGCCCCACCACAACAGCACGCCGAACAGGGCGCGTCCCGCCCCCGCCGACGCGTCCCTGAGCGACAGCGCCCGCAGCGTGTCGAGCCAGGAGGCGGACGAGGCGGCACGCGCCGCCGAAGAGTTGGCGGCGAAGAAAACGCGCGTCAAGCAGAGCCTGATGAAGCGAGCCCGGTCGGTGGCGATATTCTCGTTGAAGCTGAAGGAGCGGCGCGCCAGGGAAGCGGCAGAGAAGGCCGCGAACAAGCCGGTCACCCCGACGGCGCCGCTACCGCCGCCTCAGTGCGGGGGCGGCGAGCTGTCGTGCATCCCGATCGAGAAG CTGATCCAGCTAGAGGACGTGAGACGTAACGCGAGGCCTAATCAAAGCGGAACGTTGTAG
- the wwk gene encoding anoctamin-10 isoform X1, giving the protein MSNEGEMATQESDPTSNLRRRKLVECAQEKIEQASELLKKKIPCAGHFLAPKRLWLKRISTPNCDVVVVFPPGAEDSVLLWLLSKLRQSPGLTVHVRHHASTQSSAFYLTAPFSILLKAAEEYHLPKILRENKGGGLKEFLVQDYQTYEGADDEERFFTTEERQWLVLRLLESIRAKPSDIEALPRLTLLEGQPIVPKCLTSGIISQVFPLHEPAALERLQNTWVRDVCARQPLDEITEYFGVKIGMYFAWLGHYTTALSIPAIAGFFFWLCCNGKHQTLEDVGYVFFSVFNVVWVTTYLQAWKRYSAELAFRWGTLDQRDDLLAEPRPLFRGPLQPSPVTGRLEPWHPTWKRHVFRYCISVPIIIVCLSTVFFVMIVSLQIQVSSEWRMRRDSNPPISQDWWDGLLSAKGLPMWLGYLPKIMLAVVISLMDEAYFKIAIWLNDKENYRLETKYENHLIGKVALFQFVNSFLSLFYIAFYLQDQARLKEQLAALLISRQVIGNLKESALPYMLEHMRLAKMSFDLWGALSPQNARPPPGEVIDKVEVKEEPSAEQANKRSMSQAELESSLYKYDGTFADHLEMTMQLGYVILFSSAFPPAALCAIFNNLVEIRSDAFKLAYVCQRPFGQRVPNIGTWQNCMEYMSIMAVLVNCALIGLSGQVHRMFPDMTATQTILLIVALEHIMLVIRFIITCAIPDIPAWLATEMAKIEWARREASRLGNTSTPSPEELSSKLIGRFSVSPSHSLVAGNENKLDMKLREMSAVEAVREAPASLNATPVPTPTTPAPSAISTHHKPVSITPESIQPIPPFKPRKSKEWAPPEVSSDASARTVTMLVQSEHSHHLTIGPGGGAEWAKRLKEETEMHRSAECITPKDASSSDSDLLKSSPAWPPRPRSPPHHNSTPNRARPAPADASLSDSARSVSSQEADEAARAAEELAAKKTRVKQSLMKRARSVAIFSLKLKERRAREAAEKAANKPVTPTAPLPPPQCGGGELSCIPIEKLIQLEDVRRNARPNQSGTL; this is encoded by the exons ATGTCAAATGAGGGTGAAATGGCGACGCAAGAATCCGATCCTACGTCCAATTTACGTCGACGCAAGTTGGTCGAGTGCGCCCAAGAGAAAATCGAGCAAG CCTCGGAACTACTGAAGAAGAAGATACCGTGCGCCGGACACTTCCTCGCCCCCAAGCGGCTCTGGCTCAAGCGGATCTCGACGCCGAACTGCgacgttgttgttgttttcCCGCCCGGTGCCGAGGATTCGGTGCTCCTGTGGCTGCTGTCCAAGCTGAGACAGTCGCCCGGACTTACGGTGCACGTCAGACATCATGCTTCCACTCAGAGCAGCGCCTTCTACCTCACCGCACCTTTCTCGAT ATTGCTCAAAGCTGCTGAAGAATACCATCTTCCCAAGATCTTGAGGGAGAACAAGGGGGGCGGCCTGAAGGAGTTTCTGGTGCAAGACTACCAAACGTACGAGGGGGCGGACGACGAAGAACGGTTCTTCACCACGGAAGAGCGACAGTGGCTGGTTTTGCGCCTTCTGGAGAGCATCAGAGCCAAGCCGAGCGACATTGAAGCCCTTCCCAGACTGACCCTCCTCGAGGGACAACCAATCG TTCCTAAATGCCTCACTTCTGGTATCATATCGCAGGTGTTTCCCCTGCACGAGCCCGCAGCTCTCGAGCGGTTGCAGAACACGTGGGTCAGGGACGTTTGCGCCCGACAACCTTTAG ACGAGATCACGGAATACTTCGGCGTCAAGATCGGCATGTACTTCGCCTGGTTGGGCCACTACACCACTGCCTTGAGCATCCCGGCGATCGCCGGATTCTTCTTCTGG CTCTGTTGCAACGGCAAACACCAAACCCTCGAGGACGTCGGCTATGTCTTCTTCTCGGTCTTCAACGTCGTCTGGGTGACGACGTACCTGCAAGCCTGGAAGCGGTACTCGGCCGAGCTGGCGTTCAGGTGGGGCACCCTGGACCAGCGCGACGACCTCCTCGCCGAGCCCCGACCTCTGTTCCGG GGGCCCCTCCAACCCAGTCCCGTCACCGGTCGGCTGGAACCGTGGCACCCCACGTGGAAGAGGCACGTTTTCAGGTATTGCATCTCTGTACCGATCATCATCGTCTGTCTCTCGACAGTCTTCTTCGTCATGATCGTGTCGCTACAAATCCAGGTGAGTTCAGAATGGCGGATGCGCCGCGATTCTAACCCACCGATTTCGCAGGACTGGTGGGACGGCCTCCTCAGCGCTAAAGGCTTGCCGATGTGGCTCGGTTACCTCCCCAAGATCATGCTGGCGGTGGTGATCTCGCTGATGGACGAGGCCTACTTCAAGATCGCCATCTGGCTGAACGACAAAG AGAACTACCGTCTCGAGACCAAGTACGAAAACCACCTCATCGGCAAAGTGGCCTTG TTTCAATTTGTCAATTCGTTCCTCTCATTGTTTTACATCGCTTTTTACCTGCAAGATCAGGCGCGCCTCAAGGAG CAATTGGCCGCTTTGTTGATATCGAGACAGGTGATCGGTAACCTGAAAGAGTCCGCTTTGCCCTACATGCTGGAGCACATGCGCTTGGCCAAGATGAGTTTTGACTTGTGGGGCGCTTTGAGTCCGCAAAACGCGAGACCGCCGCCGGGCGAAGTGATCGACAAGGTGGAAGTCAAAGAGGAACCGAGCGCCGAACAAGCCAACAAGCGGAGCATGAGCCAAGCGGAGTTGGAGAGTTCTTTGTACAAG TACGACGGGACGTTCGCCGACCACCTGGAGATGACGATGCAGCTCGGATACGTCATCCTCTTTTCTTCCGCTTTTCCGCCGGCGGCGCTGTGCGCCATATTCAACAACCTGGTCGAGATCAGAAGCGACGCCTTCAAGCTGGCGTACGTGTGTCAGAGACCTTTCGGACAGAGAGTGCCGAACATAGGCACCTGGCAG AACTGCATGGAGTACATGAGCATCATGGCGGTTCTGGTCAACTGCGCCCTGATCGGCCTGTCGGGACAGGTGCATCGGATGTTTCCGGACATGACGGCGACTCAGACGATCCTGCTGATAGTGGCCTTGGAACACATCATGTTGGTGATCCGGTTCATAATAACGTGCGCCATACCTGACATCCCGGCTTGGTTGGCGACGGAGATGGCCAAGATAGAGTGGGCACGCAGGGAGGCCAGTCGCTTGGGCAACACTTCGACGCCTTCGCCCGAAGAACTGTCGTCGAAGCTGATCGGAAG ATTTTCAGTTTCGCCGAGTCACAGTCTCGTCGCCGGCAACGAGAACAAACTCGACATGAAGCTGCGCGAGATGTCCGCGGTCGAGGCTGTCCGAGAAGCGCCGGCCTCGCTCAACGCCACCCCCGTGCCCACCCCCACGACACCGGCCCCCAGCGCGATCTCGACCCATCATAAACCCGTCTCGATCACGCCGGAGAGCATCCAGCCGATTCCGCCCTTCAAGCCGCGGAAGTCGAAGGAGTGGGCGCCCCCAGAGGTGAGTAGCGACGCGTCTGCGAGAACTGTGACGATGTTGGTGCAGAGCGAGCACTCGCACCATCTGACGATCGGACCCGGAGGCGGCGCCGAGTGGGCCAAGCGGCTCAAGGAGGAGACCGAGATGCATCGAAGCGCCGAGTGCATAACCCCCAAA GACGCCTCCAGTTCCGACTCGGACCTGCTGAAGAGCAGCCCGGCGTGGCCGCCGCGCCCGCGCTCGCCGCCCCACCACAACAGCACGCCGAACAGGGCGCGTCCCGCCCCCGCCGACGCGTCCCTGAGCGACAGCGCCCGCAGCGTGTCGAGCCAGGAGGCGGACGAGGCGGCACGCGCCGCCGAAGAGTTGGCGGCGAAGAAAACGCGCGTCAAGCAGAGCCTGATGAAGCGAGCCCGGTCGGTGGCGATATTCTCGTTGAAGCTGAAGGAGCGGCGCGCCAGGGAAGCGGCAGAGAAGGCCGCGAACAAGCCGGTCACCCCGACGGCGCCGCTACCGCCGCCTCAGTGCGGGGGCGGCGAGCTGTCGTGCATCCCGATCGAGAAG CTGATCCAGCTAGAGGACGTGAGACGTAACGCGAGGCCTAATCAAAGCGGAACGTTGTAG
- the wwk gene encoding anoctamin-10 isoform X2, with protein sequence MSNEGEMATQESDPTSNLRRRKLVECAQEKIEQASELLKKKIPCAGHFLAPKRLWLKRISTPNCDVVVVFPPGAEDSVLLWLLSKLRQSPGLTVHVRHHASTQSSAFYLTAPFSILLKAAEEYHLPKILRENKGGGLKEFLVQDYQTYEGADDEERFFTTEERQWLVLRLLESIRAKPSDIEALPRLTLLEGQPIVPKCLTSGIISQVFPLHEPAALERLQNTWVRDVCARQPLDEITEYFGVKIGMYFAWLGHYTTALSIPAIAGFFFWLCCNGKHQTLEDVGYVFFSVFNVVWVTTYLQAWKRYSAELAFRWGTLDQRDDLLAEPRPLFRVARHVMICSQGPLQPSPVTGRLEPWHPTWKRHVFRYCISVPIIIVCLSTVFFVMIVSLQIQDWWDGLLSAKGLPMWLGYLPKIMLAVVISLMDEAYFKIAIWLNDKENYRLETKYENHLIGKVALFQFVNSFLSLFYIAFYLQDQARLKEQLAALLISRQVIGNLKESALPYMLEHMRLAKMSFDLWGALSPQNARPPPGEVIDKVEVKEEPSAEQANKRSMSQAELESSLYKYDGTFADHLEMTMQLGYVILFSSAFPPAALCAIFNNLVEIRSDAFKLAYVCQRPFGQRVPNIGTWQNCMEYMSIMAVLVNCALIGLSGQVHRMFPDMTATQTILLIVALEHIMLVIRFIITCAIPDIPAWLATEMAKIEWARREASRLGNTSTPSPEELSSKLIGRFSVSPSHSLVAGNENKLDMKLREMSAVEAVREAPASLNATPVPTPTTPAPSAISTHHKPVSITPESIQPIPPFKPRKSKEWAPPEVSSDASARTVTMLVQSEHSHHLTIGPGGGAEWAKRLKEETEMHRSAECITPKDASSSDSDLLKSSPAWPPRPRSPPHHNSTPNRARPAPADASLSDSARSVSSQEADEAARAAEELAAKKTRVKQSLMKRARSVAIFSLKLKERRAREAAEKAANKPVTPTAPLPPPQCGGGELSCIPIEKLIQLEDVRRNARPNQSGTL encoded by the exons ATGTCAAATGAGGGTGAAATGGCGACGCAAGAATCCGATCCTACGTCCAATTTACGTCGACGCAAGTTGGTCGAGTGCGCCCAAGAGAAAATCGAGCAAG CCTCGGAACTACTGAAGAAGAAGATACCGTGCGCCGGACACTTCCTCGCCCCCAAGCGGCTCTGGCTCAAGCGGATCTCGACGCCGAACTGCgacgttgttgttgttttcCCGCCCGGTGCCGAGGATTCGGTGCTCCTGTGGCTGCTGTCCAAGCTGAGACAGTCGCCCGGACTTACGGTGCACGTCAGACATCATGCTTCCACTCAGAGCAGCGCCTTCTACCTCACCGCACCTTTCTCGAT ATTGCTCAAAGCTGCTGAAGAATACCATCTTCCCAAGATCTTGAGGGAGAACAAGGGGGGCGGCCTGAAGGAGTTTCTGGTGCAAGACTACCAAACGTACGAGGGGGCGGACGACGAAGAACGGTTCTTCACCACGGAAGAGCGACAGTGGCTGGTTTTGCGCCTTCTGGAGAGCATCAGAGCCAAGCCGAGCGACATTGAAGCCCTTCCCAGACTGACCCTCCTCGAGGGACAACCAATCG TTCCTAAATGCCTCACTTCTGGTATCATATCGCAGGTGTTTCCCCTGCACGAGCCCGCAGCTCTCGAGCGGTTGCAGAACACGTGGGTCAGGGACGTTTGCGCCCGACAACCTTTAG ACGAGATCACGGAATACTTCGGCGTCAAGATCGGCATGTACTTCGCCTGGTTGGGCCACTACACCACTGCCTTGAGCATCCCGGCGATCGCCGGATTCTTCTTCTGG CTCTGTTGCAACGGCAAACACCAAACCCTCGAGGACGTCGGCTATGTCTTCTTCTCGGTCTTCAACGTCGTCTGGGTGACGACGTACCTGCAAGCCTGGAAGCGGTACTCGGCCGAGCTGGCGTTCAGGTGGGGCACCCTGGACCAGCGCGACGACCTCCTCGCCGAGCCCCGACCTCTGTTCCGG GTTGCGCGACATGTTATGATATGTTCCCAGGGGCCCCTCCAACCCAGTCCCGTCACCGGTCGGCTGGAACCGTGGCACCCCACGTGGAAGAGGCACGTTTTCAGGTATTGCATCTCTGTACCGATCATCATCGTCTGTCTCTCGACAGTCTTCTTCGTCATGATCGTGTCGCTACAAATCCAG GACTGGTGGGACGGCCTCCTCAGCGCTAAAGGCTTGCCGATGTGGCTCGGTTACCTCCCCAAGATCATGCTGGCGGTGGTGATCTCGCTGATGGACGAGGCCTACTTCAAGATCGCCATCTGGCTGAACGACAAAG AGAACTACCGTCTCGAGACCAAGTACGAAAACCACCTCATCGGCAAAGTGGCCTTG TTTCAATTTGTCAATTCGTTCCTCTCATTGTTTTACATCGCTTTTTACCTGCAAGATCAGGCGCGCCTCAAGGAG CAATTGGCCGCTTTGTTGATATCGAGACAGGTGATCGGTAACCTGAAAGAGTCCGCTTTGCCCTACATGCTGGAGCACATGCGCTTGGCCAAGATGAGTTTTGACTTGTGGGGCGCTTTGAGTCCGCAAAACGCGAGACCGCCGCCGGGCGAAGTGATCGACAAGGTGGAAGTCAAAGAGGAACCGAGCGCCGAACAAGCCAACAAGCGGAGCATGAGCCAAGCGGAGTTGGAGAGTTCTTTGTACAAG TACGACGGGACGTTCGCCGACCACCTGGAGATGACGATGCAGCTCGGATACGTCATCCTCTTTTCTTCCGCTTTTCCGCCGGCGGCGCTGTGCGCCATATTCAACAACCTGGTCGAGATCAGAAGCGACGCCTTCAAGCTGGCGTACGTGTGTCAGAGACCTTTCGGACAGAGAGTGCCGAACATAGGCACCTGGCAG AACTGCATGGAGTACATGAGCATCATGGCGGTTCTGGTCAACTGCGCCCTGATCGGCCTGTCGGGACAGGTGCATCGGATGTTTCCGGACATGACGGCGACTCAGACGATCCTGCTGATAGTGGCCTTGGAACACATCATGTTGGTGATCCGGTTCATAATAACGTGCGCCATACCTGACATCCCGGCTTGGTTGGCGACGGAGATGGCCAAGATAGAGTGGGCACGCAGGGAGGCCAGTCGCTTGGGCAACACTTCGACGCCTTCGCCCGAAGAACTGTCGTCGAAGCTGATCGGAAG ATTTTCAGTTTCGCCGAGTCACAGTCTCGTCGCCGGCAACGAGAACAAACTCGACATGAAGCTGCGCGAGATGTCCGCGGTCGAGGCTGTCCGAGAAGCGCCGGCCTCGCTCAACGCCACCCCCGTGCCCACCCCCACGACACCGGCCCCCAGCGCGATCTCGACCCATCATAAACCCGTCTCGATCACGCCGGAGAGCATCCAGCCGATTCCGCCCTTCAAGCCGCGGAAGTCGAAGGAGTGGGCGCCCCCAGAGGTGAGTAGCGACGCGTCTGCGAGAACTGTGACGATGTTGGTGCAGAGCGAGCACTCGCACCATCTGACGATCGGACCCGGAGGCGGCGCCGAGTGGGCCAAGCGGCTCAAGGAGGAGACCGAGATGCATCGAAGCGCCGAGTGCATAACCCCCAAA GACGCCTCCAGTTCCGACTCGGACCTGCTGAAGAGCAGCCCGGCGTGGCCGCCGCGCCCGCGCTCGCCGCCCCACCACAACAGCACGCCGAACAGGGCGCGTCCCGCCCCCGCCGACGCGTCCCTGAGCGACAGCGCCCGCAGCGTGTCGAGCCAGGAGGCGGACGAGGCGGCACGCGCCGCCGAAGAGTTGGCGGCGAAGAAAACGCGCGTCAAGCAGAGCCTGATGAAGCGAGCCCGGTCGGTGGCGATATTCTCGTTGAAGCTGAAGGAGCGGCGCGCCAGGGAAGCGGCAGAGAAGGCCGCGAACAAGCCGGTCACCCCGACGGCGCCGCTACCGCCGCCTCAGTGCGGGGGCGGCGAGCTGTCGTGCATCCCGATCGAGAAG CTGATCCAGCTAGAGGACGTGAGACGTAACGCGAGGCCTAATCAAAGCGGAACGTTGTAG